A single Bacillota bacterium DNA region contains:
- a CDS encoding ribosomal-processing cysteine protease Prp yields MIRIRIFENEAGEIKGFLVEGHAGYAPRGQDIVCAGVSALVQAAVLGLREFLTRPPQVEAGPEEANLLFKTGKSRAPKIAPKSPRGKGGNVFLKVMLPDSLGERDREAAKIILETLEMGLRGIALGYRKYVEVRRCRGHDEV; encoded by the coding sequence ATGATCCGCATCAGAATTTTTGAGAATGAAGCAGGAGAAATCAAGGGGTTTCTGGTGGAGGGGCACGCGGGTTATGCCCCCAGAGGTCAGGATATTGTCTGTGCAGGAGTTTCGGCCCTGGTGCAGGCGGCGGTTCTGGGTTTGAGGGAGTTTCTCACCCGGCCGCCCCAGGTGGAGGCGGGGCCAGAAGAGGCAAACCTTCTCTTCAAAACCGGAAAAAGCAGGGCCCCGAAGATTGCTCCGAAGTCCCCCCGGGGAAAAGGAGGGAATGTTTTTTTAAAGGTGATGCTTCCCGACTCTCTAGGGGAAAGGGACCGGGAGGCGGCGAAGATCATTCTGGAAACCCTCGAAATGGGACTGCGAGGGATTGCGCTTGGATACCGCAAGTATGTTGAGGTAAGGAGGTGTCGTGGTCATGATGAGGTTTGA
- a CDS encoding RNA-binding protein, whose product MRTLYVGNLPWRTKAEELASFFSNYGEVIGSRVIVDRETGRSRGFGFVEVSDEDAPKMIKALNGVEFQGRILTVNEARPRGEGKSSREQD is encoded by the coding sequence GTGCGAACTCTCTATGTGGGAAATCTTCCGTGGCGGACGAAGGCTGAGGAACTGGCTTCCTTTTTCAGCAATTACGGGGAAGTGATCGGGAGCCGCGTGATCGTCGACCGGGAGACAGGACGCTCCCGCGGGTTCGGTTTTGTGGAGGTAAGTGATGAGGATGCCCCGAAAATGATCAAGGCTCTCAACGGGGTCGAATTTCAGGGGCGGATTCTCACGGTCAACGAGGCGAGACCTCGCGGGGAAGGGAAGAGCAGCCGGGAACAGGATTGA
- a CDS encoding DUF2344 domain-containing protein, which yields MPKYRLEYAKRDFARFLSHLELLRSFNRAFRRSGLPLAYTGGFHPRPRVSFGPPLAVGVAGLREYLDFELEQELPLREIFSRLARELPAGLAARQIAALPPGAPGLGRLLDCAWYQIVLSPCQAEPGAWGQAVRDLTEDPRPWLYRRAGKERIVDVKAGVKGGRLVFGENPCLHLLVHLGPREIPLREVLEVLWEKAAVPGPPLSTQLTRVGLFRQQRGALVTPLGEVLQFDQEKEKVQENVKGDFD from the coding sequence GTGCCGAAGTACCGGCTTGAGTACGCAAAACGGGATTTCGCAAGGTTTCTTTCCCACCTGGAACTGCTCCGCAGCTTCAACCGGGCCTTCAGGCGCTCCGGTTTGCCGCTGGCCTACACCGGGGGTTTTCACCCCCGCCCGCGGGTCTCCTTCGGCCCCCCTCTGGCCGTCGGGGTGGCGGGGCTTCGGGAGTACCTCGACTTTGAGCTGGAGCAGGAGCTTCCGCTGCGGGAGATCTTTTCGCGCCTTGCCCGGGAGCTTCCCGCAGGTCTCGCGGCGCGGCAGATCGCGGCGCTTCCGCCGGGGGCGCCCGGGCTGGGCAGGCTGCTGGACTGCGCCTGGTACCAGATTGTCCTTTCTCCTTGCCAGGCGGAGCCGGGGGCCTGGGGGCAGGCAGTTCGTGACCTGACGGAGGACCCCAGGCCCTGGCTGTACAGGCGGGCCGGAAAGGAAAGGATTGTTGATGTCAAGGCCGGGGTGAAAGGGGGAAGGCTCGTCTTCGGGGAAAATCCCTGCCTCCACCTGCTGGTGCACCTCGGCCCCCGCGAGATTCCGCTCAGAGAGGTGCTGGAGGTTCTCTGGGAAAAGGCCGCTGTTCCCGGCCCCCCGCTCTCCACCCAGTTAACGCGGGTCGGGCTTTTCCGGCAGCAGCGCGGGGCTCTGGTCACCCCCCTGGGCGAAGTTTTGCAGTTTGATCAGGAAAAGGAGAAAGTGCAGGAAAATGTTAAAGGAGATTTTGATTGA
- a CDS encoding glutamate-5-semialdehyde dehydrogenase produces the protein MYQAELEAMGRRAKEAAYKLAGLSTKTKNDALQVMARALEERAEMILAANEVDMEAGRAKGLSKALLDRLLLTPDRIREMAEGLRALIALPDPVGEVIRMWTRPNGLQIGKMRVPLGVVGIIYEARPNVTVDAAGLCLKAGNAVILRGGSEAINSNRAITQVISAAAASAGIPAGAIQLVETTDREAVNIMMKMNAYIDVLIPRGGAGLIQTVVQNATVPVLETGVGNCHVYVEEDADLEMAQRIVVNAKTQRPGVCNAMETLLVHEKVAPAFLPAVAEALRAKGVELRGCPRTREILPDCIPATEEDWKTEYLDLILAVKVVGDLEEALEHINTYGTKHTEAIVTSSYQKARQFLQRVDAAAVFVNASTRFTDGYQFGFGAEIGISTQKLHARGPMGLEELTSVKYIVFGDGQIRT, from the coding sequence ATGTATCAGGCAGAGTTGGAAGCAATGGGAAGAAGGGCGAAGGAGGCGGCCTATAAACTCGCCGGGCTTTCCACAAAGACGAAAAACGACGCCCTGCAGGTGATGGCGAGGGCCCTGGAAGAGCGGGCCGAAATGATCCTGGCTGCCAATGAGGTTGACATGGAGGCGGGGCGGGCGAAAGGGCTCAGCAAGGCTCTGCTCGACCGTTTGCTGCTTACGCCAGATCGGATTCGGGAAATGGCCGAAGGTTTGCGCGCCCTTATTGCTCTTCCTGATCCGGTCGGGGAAGTGATCAGAATGTGGACGAGGCCGAACGGCCTCCAGATCGGGAAAATGCGGGTGCCCCTGGGGGTGGTCGGAATCATCTACGAAGCCCGCCCCAACGTAACCGTAGACGCGGCGGGCCTCTGCCTCAAGGCGGGGAATGCCGTCATCCTGCGGGGAGGTTCCGAGGCAATTAATTCCAACCGCGCCATCACTCAGGTGATCAGCGCCGCCGCGGCCAGCGCCGGAATCCCTGCCGGGGCGATTCAGCTCGTGGAAACAACAGACCGGGAAGCCGTCAACATCATGATGAAGATGAACGCCTACATTGACGTCCTGATTCCCCGCGGGGGCGCCGGGCTGATCCAGACCGTTGTCCAGAATGCCACGGTTCCCGTTCTCGAGACGGGGGTTGGCAACTGCCACGTCTATGTGGAGGAGGACGCCGATCTGGAGATGGCCCAGCGCATTGTGGTGAACGCCAAAACCCAGCGCCCCGGTGTCTGCAATGCGATGGAGACGCTTCTCGTGCACGAGAAGGTGGCGCCTGCCTTTTTGCCTGCGGTCGCCGAAGCGCTGCGGGCGAAAGGTGTGGAACTGCGGGGTTGCCCGCGAACCCGGGAGATCCTGCCCGACTGCATCCCTGCCACTGAAGAGGACTGGAAGACGGAGTACCTGGACCTTATTCTTGCCGTCAAGGTGGTGGGCGATCTGGAGGAGGCTTTGGAGCACATCAACACCTACGGCACAAAGCACACAGAGGCGATTGTTACAAGCAGTTACCAGAAGGCACGGCAGTTCTTGCAGAGGGTGGATGCCGCCGCCGTTTTTGTCAATGCCTCCACCCGCTTTACTGACGGCTACCAGTTCGGCTTTGGGGCGGAAATCGGGATCAGCACGCAGAAGCTTCACGCCCGGGGCCCCATGGGCCTGGAGGAGCTCACCTCGGTCAAGTACATTGTTTTTGGGGACGGCCAGATCCGGACCTAG
- the yhbY gene encoding ribosome assembly RNA-binding protein YhbY, with product MLTGKQKRLLRAFATSLDPLFQIGKGGVSENLVHQVEEALKARELIKLRVLSQSPEDVREVARSLKEKTGAEIVQIIGHNLVLYRQGEKGVIQLP from the coding sequence ATGCTGACAGGAAAGCAGAAAAGACTCCTCCGGGCCTTTGCAACAAGCCTTGATCCTCTTTTTCAGATCGGGAAGGGTGGAGTGAGCGAAAATCTGGTGCACCAGGTAGAAGAAGCTCTCAAAGCGCGCGAGCTGATCAAGCTCCGTGTGCTTTCCCAGTCTCCTGAGGATGTGAGGGAGGTTGCCCGGTCGCTCAAAGAAAAAACCGGTGCCGAAATCGTCCAGATTATCGGTCACAACCTGGTTCTCTACCGGCAGGGGGAGAAGGGAGTGATCCAGTTACCCTAG
- a CDS encoding Rne/Rng family ribonuclease encodes MLKEILIDVTKEETKVGVLENRRLVEVYLERSFQMRLAGNIYKGRVENVLPGMQAAFVNIGLERNAFLYVEDVQHVPGAPELAPEKGARSLAIENLLQEGQELLVQVVKEPFGTKGARVTTQLTLPGRYVVLLPGMECIGVSRRIGTERERERLKALAEKVCPPGMGLIVRTVADGISREELQGDVLALYELWNRIQEKARRSPAPALIHQELELVSWVLRDLFGDDVDRLLINEQEAYEKVLELLEVVAPHLRSRVFLVETDLWEEYGLEQEITRALRPKVWLRSGGYLVIDEAEALTVIDVNTGKYTGSRSFAETVFRTNLEAVQEIVRQLRLRNLGGIVIIDFIDMESPEHQAEVLRRLEEELKKDKTRTYVLGLTQLGLVELTRQKVRPSLSSLLEKPCPYCEGKGRVLSEETVSLKAAKELRMLAQKSPDPAFLVEVHPSVAAFLIGGGGSRLRELEKETGKQIVVKGVESLHLEETHIKSIANRREAALLSAPVKVGQILEARIEEPHATNPRDGIARLDGYIIDVEEGRDLVGEEAFLEIVKVFRTYARARILRNPGNRSR; translated from the coding sequence ATGTTAAAGGAGATTTTGATTGACGTTACAAAAGAAGAAACAAAGGTCGGCGTTTTGGAAAACAGGCGGCTTGTGGAGGTTTATCTGGAGCGCTCCTTTCAAATGCGGCTGGCGGGGAACATTTACAAGGGGAGGGTTGAAAATGTTCTCCCCGGGATGCAGGCCGCCTTTGTGAACATCGGTCTGGAGCGCAATGCTTTTCTCTACGTGGAAGATGTCCAGCATGTCCCGGGCGCCCCGGAACTGGCCCCCGAGAAGGGCGCGCGCTCCCTCGCCATCGAAAACCTCCTTCAGGAGGGTCAGGAGCTTCTGGTGCAGGTGGTCAAGGAGCCTTTTGGGACGAAGGGAGCGCGGGTCACCACCCAGCTGACCCTGCCGGGCCGCTACGTGGTCCTCCTCCCCGGCATGGAGTGCATCGGGGTTTCCCGGCGGATCGGTACGGAGCGCGAGCGGGAGCGCCTCAAGGCCCTGGCGGAAAAGGTTTGCCCCCCCGGGATGGGGCTGATTGTCCGCACGGTTGCCGATGGAATCAGCAGGGAAGAACTGCAGGGGGATGTGCTCGCCCTGTACGAACTCTGGAACCGGATTCAGGAAAAGGCCCGCCGGAGCCCGGCTCCTGCCCTGATTCACCAGGAGCTTGAACTCGTCTCCTGGGTCCTGCGGGACCTCTTCGGCGACGATGTGGACCGGCTGCTCATCAACGAGCAGGAGGCTTACGAAAAGGTCCTGGAGCTGCTCGAGGTGGTCGCTCCCCACCTCCGGAGCAGGGTTTTTTTGGTGGAAACGGACCTCTGGGAGGAGTACGGGCTGGAGCAGGAGATTACGCGCGCCCTGCGCCCCAAGGTCTGGCTGCGGAGCGGAGGCTACCTGGTGATTGACGAGGCCGAGGCGCTCACGGTGATCGATGTCAATACCGGGAAGTATACGGGGAGCCGGAGCTTTGCGGAGACCGTTTTCCGGACGAATCTGGAGGCGGTCCAGGAAATTGTCCGCCAGCTGCGCCTCCGGAACCTGGGGGGCATCGTCATCATCGATTTCATCGACATGGAGTCTCCGGAGCACCAGGCGGAGGTTCTCAGGCGGCTCGAGGAGGAGCTGAAAAAAGATAAAACCCGCACCTACGTTTTGGGGCTGACCCAGCTGGGGCTGGTTGAGCTGACCAGGCAAAAGGTCAGGCCAAGCCTGAGCAGCCTGCTGGAAAAGCCCTGCCCCTACTGCGAGGGAAAGGGGAGGGTGCTCTCCGAGGAAACGGTAAGTTTGAAGGCCGCGAAAGAACTGAGGATGCTTGCGCAGAAAAGCCCGGATCCCGCCTTTTTGGTAGAGGTGCACCCCAGTGTAGCCGCCTTTCTCATCGGGGGAGGGGGAAGCCGCCTGCGGGAGCTGGAAAAAGAAACGGGCAAGCAGATCGTTGTCAAGGGGGTGGAGTCCCTCCATCTCGAAGAAACCCATATCAAGAGCATTGCAAACCGGCGGGAGGCGGCCCTCCTTTCTGCGCCTGTAAAGGTCGGCCAGATTCTCGAGGCCAGGATTGAGGAGCCCCACGCCACAAACCCCAGGGACGGGATTGCCCGGCTCGACGGGTATATTATCGATGTGGAGGAGGGGCGGGACTTGGTGGGGGAGGAGGCTTTCCTGGAAATCGTCAAGGTCTTCCGCACCTATGCCAGGGCGCGGATTTTGCGGAACCCCGGGAACCGGTCCCGCTAG
- a CDS encoding amino acid permease, whose amino-acid sequence MDEAKRIFRTKLPARALGEQPSGGLKRVLGAKDLVALGLGAIIGTGIFVLSGVAAARYAGPGIVISFLVAGIASALAALVYAELAAMFPAAGSAYTYTYAALGEIAAWFIGWNLILEYTVASAAVALGWSGYFLDLLRPLGLQLPASFTTSPFAGGIINLPPVIIVGIIACLISTGTKESSQVNKIVVALKLGAILLFLALGLSRFDPANWRPFLPFGVQGILRGAGIIFFAYIGFDAVATAAEEVRNPQRNLPLGIIGALLISTVLYLGVAAALTGMVKYAILDTPSPVSTALLRRGLTWAVAFVSAGALAGLTSVLLVNFFAQSRILFAMSRDGLLPPVFARLHPRFGTPAFSIMTTGVTAAALSSLLPIHLIAELANIGTLSAFAVVSLGVIILRYTRPQQHRPFRVPLAPYLPLLSLAASLYLIFNLPVLTWYRFFGWLALGLLIYFAYGIHHSTAGPEKENLPLPQPAAKPEKRKP is encoded by the coding sequence ATGGATGAGGCAAAAAGAATTTTTCGGACGAAACTTCCCGCGCGGGCGCTTGGGGAGCAGCCTTCCGGCGGTTTGAAAAGAGTGCTGGGTGCAAAGGACCTCGTTGCCCTGGGGCTCGGCGCCATCATCGGCACAGGCATCTTTGTCCTGAGCGGCGTGGCTGCAGCCCGCTACGCGGGCCCCGGGATCGTCATCTCCTTTTTAGTTGCCGGGATTGCCAGCGCCCTCGCCGCCCTTGTCTATGCGGAACTGGCTGCCATGTTCCCCGCTGCAGGAAGCGCTTATACCTATACGTATGCCGCCCTGGGTGAAATCGCCGCCTGGTTCATCGGGTGGAACCTGATCCTCGAGTACACGGTTGCCTCGGCTGCCGTGGCTCTGGGCTGGAGCGGCTACTTCCTCGATCTGCTCCGCCCTCTGGGGTTGCAGCTTCCCGCCTCCTTTACAACCTCCCCCTTTGCCGGCGGAATCATCAACCTCCCCCCTGTCATTATCGTCGGAATCATTGCTTGCCTTATCAGCACGGGAACAAAAGAAAGCAGCCAGGTGAACAAAATCGTCGTTGCCCTCAAACTGGGTGCAATTCTCCTCTTCCTGGCCCTGGGATTATCCAGGTTTGACCCTGCCAACTGGCGGCCCTTTCTCCCTTTCGGGGTGCAGGGAATTTTGCGGGGGGCAGGCATCATCTTTTTTGCGTACATCGGGTTCGACGCGGTCGCCACCGCCGCCGAGGAGGTCAGGAACCCCCAGCGCAACCTCCCGCTTGGCATCATCGGAGCCCTGCTGATCTCGACCGTCCTCTATCTCGGGGTGGCAGCAGCCCTCACAGGGATGGTTAAATATGCGATTTTAGACACCCCTTCTCCGGTAAGCACTGCCCTCCTGCGCCGGGGGCTTACCTGGGCCGTGGCCTTCGTCTCGGCAGGGGCGCTGGCAGGACTGACAAGCGTTCTCCTGGTGAACTTCTTCGCCCAGAGCCGGATCCTTTTTGCCATGTCCCGTGACGGCCTTCTGCCGCCGGTTTTCGCCCGGCTTCACCCCCGCTTCGGGACGCCTGCCTTCAGCATCATGACAACCGGGGTGACCGCAGCTGCTTTGAGCAGCCTTCTCCCCATCCACCTGATTGCCGAACTCGCCAATATCGGCACCCTCTCTGCCTTCGCAGTCGTCTCGCTTGGTGTGATCATCCTCCGCTACACCCGGCCGCAGCAGCACCGCCCCTTCCGGGTTCCTCTGGCGCCCTACCTCCCCCTCCTGAGCCTCGCCGCATCCCTCTACCTCATCTTCAACCTGCCGGTCCTCACCTGGTACCGCTTCTTCGGGTGGCTCGCCCTGGGGCTCCTGATCTACTTTGCCTACGGCATCCACCACAGCACGGCGGGACCGGAGAAGGAAAACCTACCCCTCCCCCAGCCTGCAGCAAAGCCGGAGAAAAGGAAGCCCTAG
- the proB gene encoding glutamate 5-kinase: protein MNGSAREMLPRARRIVVKIGTSLLCNKKGQLNLKRMENLVHDLAGLWQESREIIVVSSGAIGAGLGRLGFTRLPRTLPEKQAAAAVGQGVLMHLYENFFTPRGIIVAQVLLTRDDIKNRERYLNARHTFQTLLQYRVIPIVNENDTVAVEEIRFGDNDTLAALVACLVDADLLVLLTDLDGLYTADPHREGAGELIPEISEITPEVETLAGGRGSAFTTGGMETKLQAAKITMGAGIPLVIGNGMRAGTLKRIVAGEKVGTFFVPREDRMQARKRWIAYGSLIQGKVYVDRGAVNALVKKGKSLLPSGILRVEGSFEAGSVVSVVDPEGKELARGISNYSSKAVDLIKGRNTGEIEGILGYKDYDEVIHRDNLTVISGTGCCPEV from the coding sequence ATGAACGGTTCAGCGCGAGAGATGCTGCCGCGCGCGCGGCGGATTGTGGTAAAAATAGGAACGAGCCTCCTCTGCAATAAAAAGGGCCAGCTTAATCTCAAAAGAATGGAGAATCTGGTCCACGATCTGGCCGGTTTGTGGCAGGAAAGCCGCGAGATCATTGTGGTGAGTTCAGGTGCGATTGGAGCCGGCTTGGGAAGACTGGGTTTTACGCGCCTTCCCCGCACCCTTCCCGAGAAGCAGGCGGCCGCTGCCGTCGGCCAGGGAGTTTTAATGCACCTCTACGAAAATTTTTTTACACCCAGAGGAATCATCGTGGCGCAGGTGCTTTTGACCAGGGATGACATCAAGAACCGGGAGCGGTACCTCAATGCCCGGCACACCTTTCAAACCCTTCTTCAGTACCGGGTGATTCCCATCGTGAACGAGAATGACACGGTTGCCGTGGAAGAGATCCGCTTTGGTGACAACGACACGCTTGCAGCGCTGGTGGCCTGCCTTGTTGACGCCGACCTGCTGGTCCTGCTGACAGACCTTGACGGGTTGTATACAGCCGATCCCCACAGGGAGGGGGCGGGGGAGCTGATCCCGGAGATCTCCGAAATCACCCCGGAGGTCGAGACCCTGGCCGGGGGAAGGGGTTCTGCCTTCACAACGGGAGGCATGGAAACGAAGCTCCAGGCGGCAAAGATCACCATGGGCGCAGGGATCCCCCTTGTCATCGGCAACGGGATGCGCGCCGGCACTTTAAAGAGGATCGTTGCCGGCGAAAAGGTGGGGACTTTTTTTGTTCCCCGCGAGGACCGGATGCAGGCCCGGAAGCGCTGGATTGCTTACGGTTCCCTCATCCAGGGAAAGGTTTACGTCGACCGGGGTGCGGTGAATGCCCTCGTTAAAAAAGGAAAAAGCCTTTTGCCCAGCGGCATTCTCAGGGTGGAGGGCTCCTTTGAGGCGGGCAGTGTGGTGAGTGTGGTTGATCCTGAGGGTAAGGAGCTGGCGCGGGGGATCAGCAACTACTCTTCAAAGGCTGTGGATTTAATCAAAGGGAGGAACACCGGGGAGATCGAAGGGATTCTGGGATACAAAGATTACGACGAGGTGATTCACCGGGATAACCTGACCGTTATTTCGGGGACGGGATGTTGCCCAGAAGTTTAA
- a CDS encoding nicotinate-nucleotide adenylyltransferase produces the protein MKGQRIGIMGGTFDPIHYGHLVTAEAAREKYGLERVIFVPSGHPPHKDAREVTDFWHRYLMVLLAVVSNPYFEVSRMEYDRGGVTYTIDTVREFRRLYGAGTELFFITGADAILEILTWKQPEELLAMCRFIAATRPGYDLRQLNSLLGEFYQGAVSVLEIPMLSISSSDLRRRVKTGLSIKYLVPEPVEFYIFQNGLYREKRQQGL, from the coding sequence GTGAAGGGACAACGCATAGGGATCATGGGGGGGACGTTCGATCCCATTCATTACGGCCACCTGGTGACTGCCGAGGCGGCCAGGGAAAAATACGGGCTTGAGCGCGTGATTTTTGTTCCTTCAGGACACCCCCCCCACAAGGATGCGCGGGAGGTAACAGATTTCTGGCACCGGTACCTGATGGTGCTGCTTGCAGTTGTTTCAAATCCCTACTTTGAGGTTTCGCGGATGGAATACGACCGGGGTGGGGTTACCTATACGATTGATACGGTGCGTGAATTTCGCCGGCTCTACGGGGCGGGCACGGAACTGTTTTTTATTACGGGAGCGGACGCGATTCTCGAGATTTTGACCTGGAAACAGCCTGAAGAGCTTCTTGCCATGTGCCGGTTTATTGCGGCAACAAGGCCCGGCTATGACCTCCGGCAGTTGAACAGCCTGCTGGGGGAATTCTACCAGGGCGCGGTTTCGGTGCTCGAGATCCCGATGTTGAGCATTTCTTCGAGCGATCTCCGGCGCCGGGTAAAAACGGGGCTTTCCATCAAATACCTGGTGCCCGAACCCGTGGAGTTTTACATCTTCCAAAACGGGCTTTACCGGGAGAAGCGCCAGCAGGGGTTGTGA
- the rplU gene encoding 50S ribosomal protein L21 has translation MYAIVETGGKQYRVQAGDVIRVEKLDLSPGEKVVLDRVLAVSRDGELLVGNPLVPGAQVAATVRSQGKARKIVVFKYKPKKNYRRKRGHRQLYTELVIDEITAPGPQQAPGS, from the coding sequence GTGTACGCAATCGTTGAGACCGGAGGCAAGCAGTACAGGGTTCAGGCGGGGGATGTCATCCGGGTCGAAAAGCTGGATCTCTCCCCCGGGGAGAAGGTGGTTCTCGACCGTGTTCTGGCTGTTTCCCGCGATGGAGAGCTGCTGGTAGGAAATCCCCTTGTACCAGGGGCTCAGGTTGCGGCAACCGTTCGAAGCCAGGGGAAGGCCAGAAAAATCGTCGTCTTCAAGTACAAGCCGAAGAAGAATTACCGGAGGAAAAGGGGCCACCGCCAGCTTTACACAGAACTGGTAATAGATGAAATTACAGCACCGGGACCGCAGCAGGCGCCGGGCTCATGA
- the rpmA gene encoding 50S ribosomal protein L27 — translation MMRFDLQLFAHKKGVGSSRNGRDSEAKRLGVKKYAGQYVNAGNIIVRQRGTKIHPGWNVGRGKDDTLFALIDGYVRFEAKGKNRKQVSVYPEAAVM, via the coding sequence ATGATGAGGTTTGATTTGCAGTTGTTTGCCCATAAAAAAGGTGTGGGCAGCTCCCGGAACGGCCGGGACAGCGAGGCAAAACGGCTTGGAGTGAAAAAGTATGCGGGCCAGTACGTGAACGCGGGCAACATCATCGTCCGCCAGCGGGGAACGAAGATCCATCCTGGCTGGAACGTCGGCCGCGGGAAGGACGACACTCTTTTTGCTTTGATCGATGGGTACGTGCGGTTTGAGGCAAAAGGAAAAAACCGAAAGCAGGTAAGCGTTTACCCGGAAGCCGCGGTCATGTAA
- the obgE gene encoding GTPase ObgE codes for MFYDYVKIYVKAGDGGNGAVSFRREKYVPAGGPNGGDGGRGGNVVLIADPNLRTLIDFHYQKHYRAERGEHGRGKNQHGKNGADLILRVPVGTVVRDLGGAFCVDMVAPGQQVVVARGGRGGRGNARFATPQARAPRFAERGDPGEERWLELELKLMADVGLVGFPNAGKSSLLRRISSARPKVAPYPFTTLEPCLGLVRIGEEKSFVAADLPGLIAGAHAGAGLGDRFLRHIERTRVLIHVVDAAGTEGRDPREDVRVINRELELYNPELARRPMVIAANKMDLPGAREKFFLLEQEFPEFKIYPISALTGAGIDELLLAVSNILEEAEEKSVLSQIQRSGRVVMMREAEPPFEIREEDGVFTVSGKRVERLVSRFDLENPGALRFLQHALRRMGLEEALRRRGIRRGDVVKIKGIEFMWED; via the coding sequence ATGTTTTACGATTACGTAAAAATCTACGTTAAAGCAGGTGACGGAGGAAACGGGGCGGTTTCCTTCCGGCGCGAAAAATACGTTCCTGCCGGAGGGCCCAATGGTGGAGACGGGGGGCGCGGCGGGAACGTTGTTTTAATCGCCGACCCGAACCTGCGGACGCTGATCGATTTTCACTACCAGAAGCACTACCGGGCGGAGCGGGGCGAACACGGCAGAGGGAAAAATCAGCACGGAAAAAACGGGGCGGATCTTATTTTGCGCGTTCCCGTCGGTACGGTGGTACGTGACCTCGGGGGGGCGTTCTGCGTTGACATGGTTGCGCCTGGCCAGCAGGTGGTGGTGGCCCGCGGGGGGCGCGGGGGCCGGGGGAACGCCCGGTTCGCGACTCCCCAGGCGCGGGCGCCCCGCTTTGCCGAGCGCGGCGACCCGGGGGAAGAGCGCTGGCTGGAACTGGAGCTGAAACTCATGGCCGACGTGGGACTGGTCGGCTTTCCGAACGCGGGAAAGTCCAGTTTGCTCCGCCGGATCTCCAGCGCCCGGCCAAAGGTCGCCCCCTATCCCTTTACCACCCTTGAGCCCTGCCTGGGGCTTGTCCGGATTGGCGAAGAAAAGAGCTTTGTGGCTGCGGACCTCCCGGGTCTGATTGCGGGGGCGCATGCGGGCGCCGGTCTGGGTGATCGCTTCCTGAGGCACATCGAGCGCACCCGGGTCCTGATTCATGTTGTGGATGCTGCGGGCACCGAAGGCCGTGACCCGCGGGAGGATGTCCGCGTCATCAACCGGGAGCTGGAGCTCTACAACCCCGAACTCGCGAGGCGCCCGATGGTAATTGCCGCAAACAAAATGGACCTGCCGGGGGCCCGGGAGAAGTTTTTTTTGCTTGAGCAGGAATTTCCCGAATTTAAGATTTATCCCATTTCTGCACTTACCGGAGCAGGAATTGATGAACTTTTGCTTGCGGTCTCCAATATCCTGGAAGAGGCGGAGGAAAAGAGTGTTCTGTCGCAGATTCAGAGAAGCGGCCGCGTTGTCATGATGAGGGAAGCTGAACCTCCCTTTGAAATCCGGGAAGAAGACGGAGTTTTTACGGTTTCGGGAAAAAGGGTGGAGCGCCTCGTGAGCAGGTTTGATCTGGAAAATCCCGGCGCGTTGAGGTTTCTTCAGCATGCCCTGCGCCGGATGGGGCTCGAGGAGGCGCTGCGCCGGAGAGGAATCAGGCGGGGGGATGTCGTAAAGATTAAGGGAATAGAGTTTATGTGGGAGGATTGA